Proteins from a single region of Thermotoga maritima MSB8:
- a CDS encoding respiratory chain complex I subunit 1 family protein, with product MIKALFNLVLAFFLVLSLEGIARKIVARVQRRIGPPWYQNFIDVFKALSKHPFSNGWVFDFGVLMALGGSVATAMLMPLGSLKWTPFPNTDNFFVITYLFTVGALGMAMGMVGSGNPWASIGISRALTQMLGYELPFLVVMASVIFNYKTASIHQLITFQGEKWNLFSMPLGAIVAFISLIGMMGKKPFDIAIAPAEIASGPMVELSGKYLGLLQIMHDFSLFVEISLFVNVFLGGGSLGWFLVKFVTVWVVAVLISSVLPRFRIEQMLKFYWGVPLGLAFLNALFVVLGLTL from the coding sequence ATGATAAAAGCACTGTTCAACCTCGTTCTTGCCTTCTTTCTCGTTCTATCTCTTGAGGGAATCGCAAGGAAAATAGTCGCGAGGGTCCAGAGGAGAATAGGACCTCCCTGGTACCAGAACTTCATAGATGTCTTCAAGGCGCTGTCGAAACATCCCTTCAGCAACGGTTGGGTCTTCGATTTTGGAGTCCTGATGGCACTCGGAGGATCCGTCGCAACGGCCATGCTCATGCCTCTCGGCTCCTTGAAATGGACTCCGTTCCCAAACACAGATAACTTCTTCGTGATCACGTACCTGTTCACCGTTGGTGCCCTCGGCATGGCGATGGGAATGGTGGGAAGCGGAAACCCCTGGGCTTCCATAGGTATAAGCAGGGCGCTCACACAGATGCTCGGCTACGAACTACCGTTCCTGGTTGTTATGGCATCCGTCATATTCAACTATAAAACCGCGTCGATACACCAGTTGATAACCTTTCAAGGAGAGAAATGGAACCTGTTCAGTATGCCTCTTGGTGCAATTGTGGCGTTCATCTCACTCATCGGAATGATGGGAAAGAAACCCTTCGACATCGCTATCGCTCCCGCTGAAATAGCCTCCGGTCCCATGGTGGAACTGTCTGGAAAGTATCTCGGTCTTCTTCAGATCATGCATGACTTCTCACTGTTCGTGGAAATCTCCCTCTTTGTGAACGTGTTTCTCGGTGGTGGGAGCCTCGGCTGGTTCCTCGTGAAATTCGTGACCGTCTGGGTCGTAGCAGTTCTCATCTCTTCTGTTCTTCCGAGGTTCAGAATAGAACAGATGCTGAAGTTCTACTGGGGTGTTCCTCTTGGACTTGCCTTTTTGAACGCGCTCTTTGTGGTGCTCGGTTTGACACTCTGA
- a CDS encoding NADH-quinone oxidoreductase subunit D — protein sequence MGETKLFFGPNHPGMHGNFSVHMYVEGDIVKKARPVPGFLHRGFEKLMERRYWYSNISLIPRICVPEPDINEICYAMAIEKIAKVEVPERAQWIRMIVLELARIANHIWTVGGIGGPLGLYTASHWGVADRDRILDIFEALSGARVYHMYIIPGGVRKNMTPKIEEMIWKTLDYIESRLPDYENLIFKNRIVHSRLRGRLILTREQAVEMGVTGVGLRATGVEYDIRKVDPYLFYDRVEFEVPTATDGDAFSRVYLKFKEIPQSIKIIRQALEKMPQADRVNVPIGRGNGLRRIVPKGMAYAHVESTRGEYGFFVVSDGKNKPYRVAVRGASYPQGLYGIEKYLPGTRIEDVPIWLATMDVCAPEIDR from the coding sequence ATGGGTGAAACGAAACTCTTTTTCGGGCCGAATCACCCGGGAATGCACGGAAATTTCTCCGTTCACATGTACGTGGAGGGAGACATCGTAAAGAAGGCAAGACCTGTACCTGGTTTTCTTCACAGAGGATTTGAAAAACTCATGGAAAGGCGTTACTGGTATTCCAACATCTCACTCATACCGAGAATCTGTGTTCCCGAGCCGGACATCAACGAAATATGCTACGCTATGGCAATCGAGAAGATAGCAAAGGTCGAAGTTCCAGAAAGGGCCCAGTGGATACGGATGATCGTTCTGGAACTTGCAAGGATAGCGAATCACATCTGGACCGTTGGAGGAATAGGAGGTCCCCTCGGACTGTACACGGCGTCTCACTGGGGAGTGGCCGATAGGGACAGAATTCTCGATATATTCGAGGCACTGAGCGGTGCGAGAGTGTACCATATGTACATCATTCCCGGCGGTGTGAGAAAGAACATGACACCAAAAATTGAAGAAATGATCTGGAAGACACTCGACTACATAGAGTCAAGACTGCCCGATTATGAAAACCTGATCTTCAAAAACAGGATCGTCCATTCGAGGCTCAGGGGAAGACTCATTCTCACAAGAGAACAGGCTGTGGAGATGGGGGTCACCGGCGTTGGTTTGAGAGCCACTGGCGTGGAGTACGACATAAGGAAGGTGGATCCTTACCTGTTCTACGACAGGGTGGAGTTTGAGGTTCCAACGGCAACAGACGGAGACGCTTTCAGCAGGGTCTATCTGAAGTTCAAAGAGATACCTCAGAGTATAAAAATCATCAGACAGGCTCTGGAGAAGATGCCACAGGCTGACAGAGTTAACGTTCCTATCGGTCGTGGGAACGGTCTCAGAAGAATCGTTCCAAAGGGTATGGCTTACGCGCATGTGGAATCGACGAGAGGCGAATACGGATTCTTCGTCGTCTCCGATGGAAAAAACAAACCCTACAGAGTGGCGGTGAGGGGAGCTTCTTATCCTCAGGGACTCTACGGAATAGAAAAGTACCTTCCAGGAACGAGAATAGAAGACGTCCCCATCTGGCTCGCTACGATGGACGTCTGCGCACCTGAAATAGACAGGTGA
- a CDS encoding NADH-quinone oxidoreductase subunit C — protein MTNSMSDALKTLEVFRPEVEEIDEREVKLSVAPDRVIAVLETLKSLGYSHLSLMTCIDWIEDSQFELVYILFSWKDGGKFIVTTRIDRNNPQFVTVKEIWPVARFYEREIHEFFGVKFSGNEDMKPLFLELWDDKPPLRKDFDPLEYSRRKFPGREYQKDVIDEAKKIFRGEING, from the coding sequence ATGACGAATTCCATGAGTGATGCGTTGAAAACTCTGGAAGTTTTCCGGCCAGAGGTCGAAGAAATAGACGAAAGGGAAGTGAAGCTGTCCGTCGCACCGGATAGAGTTATTGCCGTGCTGGAAACGTTGAAATCTCTTGGATACTCTCACCTTTCGTTGATGACCTGCATAGACTGGATCGAGGACAGTCAGTTCGAGCTGGTGTACATCCTCTTCTCGTGGAAAGACGGCGGGAAATTCATCGTTACAACGAGGATAGACAGAAACAATCCGCAGTTTGTAACAGTGAAGGAAATATGGCCTGTTGCGAGGTTCTACGAGAGAGAAATCCACGAGTTCTTCGGCGTGAAGTTCTCTGGAAACGAGGATATGAAGCCGCTTTTCTTAGAACTCTGGGACGACAAACCACCCCTCAGAAAGGACTTCGATCCTCTCGAGTACTCCAGAAGAAAATTCCCCGGAAGGGAGTACCAGAAAGACGTGATAGACGAGGCGAAAAAGATATTCAGAGGTGAGATCAATGGGTGA
- a CDS encoding NuoB/complex I 20 kDa subunit family protein codes for MKERSIWERIADNLRSRSIWMLHYCTGCGAVELPPSMTSRFDMERFGIAPMATPRQADILLITGYLNTKTLRRVIYTYEQMPDPKYVVGFGSCTINGGIYFDSYATVNRLDYYIPVDVYIAGCMPRPEAILEAFNYLMEKIRKGEADGWKRYRENYEWYKQNQIRSLGEVYVHDEFHE; via the coding sequence ATGAAAGAAAGAAGCATCTGGGAAAGAATAGCAGACAATCTAAGATCGCGTTCCATATGGATGCTCCATTACTGTACCGGATGTGGTGCCGTCGAGCTACCACCTTCCATGACCTCGAGATTCGACATGGAAAGGTTCGGCATAGCTCCCATGGCAACGCCGAGGCAGGCCGATATCCTTCTCATCACAGGATACCTGAACACGAAGACCCTCAGGAGAGTGATATACACGTACGAACAGATGCCCGATCCAAAGTACGTCGTGGGCTTTGGAAGCTGCACCATAAACGGTGGTATATACTTCGACTCCTACGCAACGGTGAACAGGCTCGATTACTACATACCCGTCGATGTGTATATAGCCGGCTGCATGCCAAGGCCAGAAGCAATTCTTGAGGCCTTCAACTACCTGATGGAAAAGATCAGAAAAGGTGAAGCGGACGGCTGGAAAAGGTACAGGGAGAACTACGAGTGGTACAAACAGAATCAGATCCGCTCCCTCGGGGAGGTGTATGTGCATGACGAATTCCATGAGTGA